ATTATGgtgaaaagtagaaaaataaattcaaaagttAAAGGAGGCCAAGACTAGAGTAGGGTACATGAGTTTCAACAACTCCATTGTAGAAattttcaatgtgctttgttccgGAGACATATGGTCTGTTACACAACATATTTAAGCAAGTATCAAGTATGAAGAAGCAGAGCAAAACTAAATAAGGAGTCATACATATGGATAAAATAGCCGGCATCTGGCACGCATTTCACTCTAGCGCCATTTGGTAGGAAGGATTTGAAGCGATCGTAGTTCAATATAGCAGCCAATCCTCCAGCAGAGCATCCAGATAGAATACCCTGTGTAATAAGTAATTGAGTGAGTGAGTGATCATAGAATAGGAATAGCCTTAATGTAACTTGTGTGccatttttttacatttttagcaTTCTCCATTCCTTTTGCAAGTAAATGCTTAATGACTGCTTCAAAAATTCTTGCTCCTCGAAAGTGCAGATTGGTTGTCTGATTTCACAACATAAATAATATCATATCAtaagaatttatatttttcgTGTACTTCAGAATTTTGAAAACACTTACTAGATCAACTTCTTCCACATCACCAGTAAATGATGATCCGTTACAGTACCTAATCTTGATTCTGTTCCAGTTGTAGAAATCTGGAAACAAATGCATAACATAACATAACACAATATGAATTTGAATATGTGTAGTGTAACTCTGGATATACCAACCTGGATTATAAACTTGTTGGTTGTTAAGTATTCCATTAAAGCCAGACTGCGTATCCATTTGTTTGGATGAACCTAAGCGAGTGTCCTTGCGTTGAAGGCAAGTAGATACATCATTGCACCATTCTCCTCCCTATTAGCAACAAAACACAACTGCTTTAAAATATGAGCCTTTCACTTTAACTTAAATCATGCATTCATCTTCCTATTCCCTGAGCATCCTAACATTTCAATTTTCGGAAAGGGATATACCTCAAGAAAAACaaatttctctttttcttgtaagaaaaatattaaagcaACACATATATATTACAGAACTCACAGTTTACAGCAACGAAAATCCAAAGCACAAAGCCATAACCACGAAGATGACGTTACCGTACCTGACGTCGTCAAACCTAACAGCGCCGTTACCGTCGTCAGCGCTGTCATCGGCGGCATCACTGGGCGAATCCGCAGGCGCTGATTCCTCATCTGCCGGCGCGTCGGCtgccttctgcttcttcttctttccctctTTCTTCGGGGATGCAGGAGCGTCCACGGCGGCTGGCTCCGGTGCGGGCGCGGGCGAAGGAGACGGAGCCAGGGCCTTGAAAAGCTCCCTCGGAAGCAGAACCTTATCAATGGTGTAGATCGCGAGCGGGTCTTCGTCAATGAGCGTGACAGTGATCTTGGCAGTAACAATCTTGGTCTTGAGCGTGACTTGACCACCGTCATTCTGCACGGTGAAGTTGAACTTGCTGGCTCCATCGAGAATCGATATCGAGCGAGAGCAAGAGCGAGATCGAGATCGAGATGAGATCGAGATCGAGATCGAACAAGAGCGAGACTGGAATTGAAATCCAGCAAGATCGAAGCAAATGCGTGAAGAAATAAGTGATTAGATTGCAATCTGAGCGAAATTTGGATGTGAGGAGGGAGAAATTTTGATTTTGTGACCTAGGAAGTTTGCTTGTTCCTCtaaatatgaataaataattaggaatatgtaatattttaaaaggaaaaaaatgtatTTGGTAACATTTTAGTATAAATGTTACTTaaagatataattttattataattactaacattttaataaaTGTTAAGAGGTAAATGTTACTAAATGTCTATAATGTAGTAGTGAATAagttgataattaatttaaactagGAAAGATTGATACTACCATATAACTTCTAACCAAAACATTACTTCCCTTGTTATCCTACTTAATTTCAAGTATCAAAGCCCAACAATGCATCTAGCATTGATCAATACAATAGAAGTTTTAACAATATCTAAGGAAGAACTTACCATCCCTTCTAAGATGTCCAACAATTAGAAGATTTGGAATTTTGGGTACTACATGGTGTTGCTGTGTGGAATTTTTAAGTAGGAGCGGAGCTAGAAGAAATATTAgaggaagttaaaaatatttacataataaaataatattaaaataaatttttgaaagagactaaactgaaatttacatataatttacatgtaaaaaattaaaaattaaaggggGCCGTTGCCCCCTTTCGCAGTATGTAGCTCCTCTCCTGTTTTCAAAAATGATGGCATGCCTAAATCTTCATCAGTAATAACAGAACACAAAAAGatcaaaattaacaataaaaaacaattgcattctaaattaaattgcaggaaaaagaagaaaatcagaaaaaaagaaaactaaaagaaTATGAATTAGTTCACCGGAAAGAAAGTAGAAAGGATTGAGAAGGTGGAAatgagagggagagaaagggCACTGCGGTGGTCGGCGTCGCTTCGAATCGCGCGGGAAGAGGCATTCACCCAAGAGTTCTCTCCAGCGGCGACGTGTGTGGCACAATCTAATAGTGACGAGGCGGCGTTCTGAGTGACGGAAGGTCCAGACATAGAGAGGAGTGATTACTGAAGATGTGTTTAGACTTCTAGAGAGATTattttttctaatcctaattacccaaaactTAATTAAtgctaattattcaaattttaatcttttaaaaattaattattaaataatattgttTAAGTTGACTAGTTCAAAGTCTTAGTTCTATATACTTCTTctattataattagttttatttttattatttttatacatatataataaataaaaaataaatcagttATTAATACTTTATTGTCTGTTAATACACTAGTTTACAATCATATGTGAGGTTAATGCTTGAGGTTGGCGCCGTAACCTTTGATGACTACTCACTTTTGTTTTGAGTATTAAAATCCTCAAACATCAATACATCATACTCTTGTCTCTCTAGCAGATATTTTTacattattagtttttattatttttgcaaAAATAGATATCG
This region of Arachis hypogaea cultivar Tifrunner chromosome 8, arahy.Tifrunner.gnm2.J5K5, whole genome shotgun sequence genomic DNA includes:
- the LOC112706089 gene encoding pectin acetylesterase 11 isoform X8, whose amino-acid sequence is MEPASSTSPCRMTVVKSRSRPRLLLPRSLSRSLTKTRSRSTPLIRFCFRGSFSRPWLRLLRPRPHRSQPPWTLLHPRRKRERRRSRRQPTRRQMRNQRLRIRPVMPPMTALTTVTALLGLTTSGTGGEWCNDVSTCLQRKDTRLGSSKQMDTQSGFNGILNNQQVYNPGWYIQSYTTHIQIHIVLCYVMHLFPDFYNWNRIKIRYCNGSSFTGDVEEVDLTTNLHFRGARIFEAVIKHLLAKGMENAKNGILSGCSAGGLAAILNYDRFKSFLPNGARVKCVPDAGYFIHIPYVSGTKHIENFYNGVVETHGSAKYLSKSCTSKYGAGLVLLGIWVPENPASFCRNGPSSMGSVCLQGRNKHERYLL
- the LOC112706089 gene encoding uncharacterized protein isoform X13 produces the protein MEPASSTSPCRMTVVKSRSRPRLLLPRSLSRSLTKTRSRSTPLIRFCFRGSFSRPWLRLLRPRPHRSQPPWTLLHPRRKRERRRSRRQPTRRQMRNQRLRIRPVMPPMTALTTVTALLGLTTSGTGGEWCNDVSTCLQRKDTRLGSSKQMDTQSGFNGILNNQQVYNPGWYIQSYTTHIQIHIVLCYVMHLFPDFYNWNRIKIRYCNGSSFTGDVEEVDLGILSGCSAGGLAAILNYDRFKSFLPNGARVKCVPDAGYFIHIPYVSGTKHIENFYNGVVETHGSAKYLSKSCTSKYGAGLVLLGIWVPENPASFCRNGPSSMGSVCLQGRNKHERYLL
- the LOC112706089 gene encoding pectin acetylesterase 11 isoform X11, with product MEPASSTSPCRMTVVKSRSRPRLLLPRSLSRSLTKTRSRSTPLIRFCFRGSFSRPWLRLLRPRPHRSQPPWTLLHPRRKRERRRSRRQPTRRQMRNQRLRIRPVMPPMTALTTVTALLGLTTSGTGGEWCNDVSTCLQRKDTRLGSSKQMDTQSGFNGILNNQQVYNPDFYNWNRIKIRYCNGSSFTGDVEEVDLTTNLHFRGARIFEAVIKHLLAKGMENAKNGILSGCSAGGLAAILNYDRFKSFLPNGARVKCVPDAGYFIHIPYVSGTKHIENFYNGVVETHGSAKYLSKSCTSKYGAGLVLLGIWVPENPASFCRNGPSSMGSVCLQGRNKHERYLL
- the LOC112706089 gene encoding pectin acetylesterase 11 isoform X14, yielding MEPASSTSPCRMTVVKSRSRPRLLLPRSLSRSLTKTRSRSTPLIRFCFRGSFSRPWLRLLRPRPHRSQPPWTLLHPRRKRERRRSRRQPTRRQMRNQRLRIRPVMPPMTALTTVTALLGLTTSGTGGEWCNDVSTCLQRKDTRLGSSKQMDTQSGFNGILNNQQVYNPDFYNWNRIKIRYCNGSSFTGDVEEVDLGILSGCSAGGLAAILNYDRFKSFLPNGARVKCVPDAGYFIHIPYVSGTKHIENFYNGVVETHGSAKYLSKSCTSKYGAGLVLLGIWVPENPASFCRNGPSSMGSVCLQGRNKHERYLL
- the LOC112706089 gene encoding uncharacterized protein isoform X6, with the translated sequence MEPASSTSPCRMTVVKSRSRPRLLLPRSLSRSLTKTRSRSTPLIRFCFRGSFSRPWLRLLRPRPHRSQPPWTLLHPRRKRERRRSRRQPTRRQMRNQRLRIRPVMPPMTALTTVTALLGLTTSGTGGEWCNDVSTCLQRKDTRLGSSKQMDTQSGFNGILNNQQVYNPDFYNWNRIKIRYCNGSSFTGDVEEVDLTTNLHFRGARIFEAVIKHLLAKGMENAKNGILSGCSAGGLAAILNYDRFKSFLPNGARVKCVPDAGYFIHMDQQSICLSPALQNMVLAWFCWGYGCRKIQPRFAGMVPVQWGVYVYKEETSMKGICFSGSQQFGLENIPRSPGSLTKKRLSSAEDMLQYNELTRSVSVGGTWALIHCS
- the LOC112706089 gene encoding uncharacterized protein isoform X2 encodes the protein MEPASSTSPCRMTVVKSRSRPRLLLPRSLSRSLTKTRSRSTPLIRFCFRGSFSRPWLRLLRPRPHRSQPPWTLLHPRRKRERRRSRRQPTRRQMRNQRLRIRPVMPPMTALTTVTALLGLTTSGTGGEWCNDVSTCLQRKDTRLGSSKQMDTQSGFNGILNNQQVYNPGWYIQSYTTHIQIHIVLCYVMHLFPDFYNWNRIKIRYCNGSSFTGDVEEVDLTTNLHFRGARIFEAVIKHLLAKGMENAKNGILSGCSAGGLAAILNYDRFKSFLPNGARVKCVPDAGYFIHMDQQSICLSPALQNMVLAWFCWGYGCRKIQPRFAGMVPVQWGVYVYKEETSMKGICFSGSQQFGLENIPRSPGSLTKKRLSSAEDMLQYNELTRSVSVGGTWALIHCS
- the LOC112706089 gene encoding uncharacterized protein isoform X12, encoding MEPASSTSPCRMTVVKSRSRPRLLLPRSLSRSLTKTRSRSTPLIRFCFRGSFSRPWLRLLRPRPHRSQPPWTLLHPRRKRERRRSRRQPTRRQMRNQRLRIRPVMPPMTALTTVTALLGLTTSGTGGEWCNDVSTCLQRKDTRLGSSKQMDTQSGFNGILNNQQVYNPDFYNWNRIKIRYCNGSSFTGDVEEVDLGILSGCSAGGLAAILNYDRFKSFLPNGARVKCVPDAGYFIHMDQQSICLSPALQNMVLAWFCWGYGCRKIQPRFAGMVPVQWGVYVYKEETSMKGICFSGSQQFGLENIPRSPGSLTKKRLSSAEDMLQYNELTSVGGTWALIHCS
- the LOC112706089 gene encoding pectin acetylesterase 11 isoform X15, with amino-acid sequence MDTQSGFNGILNNQQVYNPDFYNWNRIKIRYCNGSSFTGDVEEVDLTTNLHFRGARIFEAVIKHLLAKGMENAKNGILSGCSAGGLAAILNYDRFKSFLPNGARVKCVPDAGYFIHMDQQSICLSPALQNMVLAWFCWGYGCRKIQPRFAGMVPVQWGVYVYKEETSMKGICFSGSQQFGLENIPRSPGSLTKKRLSSAEDMLQYNELTRSVSVGGTWALIHCS
- the LOC112706089 gene encoding uncharacterized protein isoform X1 is translated as MEPASSTSPCRMTVVKSRSRPRLLLPRSLSRSLTKTRSRSTPLIRFCFRGSFSRPWLRLLRPRPHRSQPPWTLLHPRRKRERRRSRRQPTRRQMRNQRLRIRPVMPPMTALTTVTALLGLTTSGTGGEWCNDVSTCLQRKDTRLGSSKQMDTQSGFNGILNNQQVYNPGWYIQSYTTHIQIHIVLCYVMHLFPDFYNWNRIKIRYCNGSSFTGDVEEVDLTTNLHFRGARIFEAVIKHLLAKGMENAKNGILSGCSAGGLAAILNYDRFKSFLPNGARVKCVPDAGYFIHMDQQSICLSPALQNMVLAWFCWGYGCRKIQPRFAGMVPVQWGVYVYKEETSMKGICFSGSQQFGLENIPRSPGSLTKKRLSSAEDMLQYNELTRSQASTSTMRKFLFLWPCGNLFCRNWWYFLSNFRICGF
- the LOC112706089 gene encoding uncharacterized protein isoform X5, giving the protein MEPASSTSPCRMTVVKSRSRPRLLLPRSLSRSLTKTRSRSTPLIRFCFRGSFSRPWLRLLRPRPHRSQPPWTLLHPRRKRERRRSRRQPTRRQMRNQRLRIRPVMPPMTALTTVTALLGLTTSGTGGEWCNDVSTCLQRKDTRLGSSKQMDTQSGFNGILNNQQVYNPGWYIQSYTTHIQIHIVLCYVMHLFPDFYNWNRIKIRYCNGSSFTGDVEEVDLGILSGCSAGGLAAILNYDRFKSFLPNGARVKCVPDAGYFIHMDQQSICLSPALQNMVLAWFCWGYGCRKIQPRFAGMVPVQWGVYVYKEETSMKGICFSGSQQFGLENIPRSPGSLTKKRLSSAEDMLQYNELTRSQASTSTMRKFLFLWPCGNLFCRNWWYFLSNFRICGF
- the LOC112706089 gene encoding uncharacterized protein isoform X7, which encodes MEPASSTSPCRMTVVKSRSRPRLLLPRSLSRSLTKTRSRSTPLIRFCFRGSFSRPWLRLLRPRPHRSQPPWTLLHPRRKRERRRSRRQPTRRQMRNQRLRIRPVMPPMTALTTVTALLGLTTSGTGGEWCNDVSTCLQRKDTRLGSSKQMDTQSGFNGILNNQQVYNPGWYIQSYTTHIQIHIVLCYVMHLFPDFYNWNRIKIRYCNGSSFTGDVEEVDLGILSGCSAGGLAAILNYDRFKSFLPNGARVKCVPDAGYFIHMDQQSICLSPALQNMVLAWFCWGYGCRKIQPRFAGMVPVQWGVYVYKEETSMKGICFSGSQQFGLENIPRSPGSLTKKRLSSAEDMLQYNELTRSVSVGGTWALIHCS
- the LOC112706089 gene encoding uncharacterized protein isoform X3 codes for the protein MEPASSTSPCRMTVVKSRSRPRLLLPRSLSRSLTKTRSRSTPLIRFCFRGSFSRPWLRLLRPRPHRSQPPWTLLHPRRKRERRRSRRQPTRRQMRNQRLRIRPVMPPMTALTTVTALLGLTTSGTGGEWCNDVSTCLQRKDTRLGSSKQMDTQSGFNGILNNQQVYNPDFYNWNRIKIRYCNGSSFTGDVEEVDLTTNLHFRGARIFEAVIKHLLAKGMENAKNGILSGCSAGGLAAILNYDRFKSFLPNGARVKCVPDAGYFIHMDQQSICLSPALQNMVLAWFCWGYGCRKIQPRFAGMVPVQWGVYVYKEETSMKGICFSGSQQFGLENIPRSPGSLTKKRLSSAEDMLQYNELTRSQASTSTMRKFLFLWPCGNLFCRNWWYFLSNFRICGF
- the LOC112706089 gene encoding uncharacterized protein isoform X10; amino-acid sequence: MEPASSTSPCRMTVVKSRSRPRLLLPRSLSRSLTKTRSRSTPLIRFCFRGSFSRPWLRLLRPRPHRSQPPWTLLHPRRKRERRRSRRQPTRRQMRNQRLRIRPVMPPMTALTTVTALLGLTTSGTGGEWCNDVSTCLQRKDTRLGSSKQMDTQSGFNGILNNQQVYNPDFYNWNRIKIRYCNGSSFTGDVEEVDLGILSGCSAGGLAAILNYDRFKSFLPNGARVKCVPDAGYFIHMDQQSICLSPALQNMVLAWFCWGYGCRKIQPRFAGMVPVQWGVYVYKEETSMKGICFSGSQQFGLENIPRSPGSLTKKRLSSAEDMLQYNELTRSVSVGGTWALIHCS
- the LOC112706089 gene encoding uncharacterized protein isoform X4; translated protein: MEPASSTSPCRMTVVKSRSRPRLLLPRSLSRSLTKTRSRSTPLIRFCFRGSFSRPWLRLLRPRPHRSQPPWTLLHPRRKRERRRSRRQPTRRQMRNQRLRIRPVMPPMTALTTVTALLGLTTSGTGGEWCNDVSTCLQRKDTRLGSSKQMDTQSGFNGILNNQQVYNPGWYIQSYTTHIQIHIVLCYVMHLFPDFYNWNRIKIRYCNGSSFTGDVEEVDLTTNLHFRGARIFEAVIKHLLAKGMENAKNGILSGCSAGGLAAILNYDRFKSFLPNGARVKCVPDAGYFIHMDQQSICLSPALQNMVLAWFCWGYGCRKIQPRFAGMVPVQWGVYVYKEETSMKGICFSGSQQFGLENIPRSPGSLTKKRLSSAEDMLQYNELTSVGGTWALIHCS
- the LOC112706089 gene encoding uncharacterized protein isoform X9, translated to MEPASSTSPCRMTVVKSRSRPRLLLPRSLSRSLTKTRSRSTPLIRFCFRGSFSRPWLRLLRPRPHRSQPPWTLLHPRRKRERRRSRRQPTRRQMRNQRLRIRPVMPPMTALTTVTALLGLTTSGTGGEWCNDVSTCLQRKDTRLGSSKQMDTQSGFNGILNNQQVYNPDFYNWNRIKIRYCNGSSFTGDVEEVDLGILSGCSAGGLAAILNYDRFKSFLPNGARVKCVPDAGYFIHMDQQSICLSPALQNMVLAWFCWGYGCRKIQPRFAGMVPVQWGVYVYKEETSMKGICFSGSQQFGLENIPRSPGSLTKKRLSSAEDMLQYNELTRSQASTSTMRKFLFLWPCGNLFCRNWWYFLSNFRICGF